The Epilithonimonas zeae genome contains a region encoding:
- a CDS encoding asparaginase produces the protein MKRKVLLIYTGGTIGMEKDYTTGSLVPFDFSTIFKRIPEMNLLECEVSVHPFENPVDSSDMGPQEWRMIAEWIHKNYDAFDGFLILHGTDTMSYTASALSFMLKNLGKPVILTGSQLPIGDLRTDAKENLLTSLYYASLYENDEPVIKEVAVYFEYKLLRGNRSLKYSAEFFDAYQSPNYPILGQSGVHLNIEKDLLWKPKGDFELDIYLNEKVIFYRIFPGMNFESLLEFKTPEAIVLQVFGSGTIFNNEKTQNVLQELRNRGIEIIVISQCVSGGISFGKYSNSNIFTKIGAISGKDMTAEAAITKVMHILNNPKYDKTFSELFSENISGEVTEDF, from the coding sequence ATGAAAAGAAAAGTCCTATTGATTTACACCGGCGGAACCATCGGGATGGAAAAAGATTACACCACAGGAAGTCTGGTTCCGTTTGATTTTTCCACCATTTTCAAAAGAATCCCGGAAATGAATCTTCTCGAATGCGAAGTCTCGGTTCATCCATTCGAAAATCCAGTAGATTCCTCCGATATGGGACCGCAGGAATGGCGAATGATTGCAGAGTGGATTCATAAAAATTATGATGCTTTTGATGGTTTTCTGATTCTTCACGGGACAGATACTATGTCTTATACGGCTTCTGCACTTAGTTTTATGCTGAAGAATCTTGGAAAACCTGTAATTTTGACAGGTTCCCAATTGCCGATTGGAGATTTGCGAACAGATGCGAAAGAAAATCTTTTGACAAGTCTTTATTACGCAAGTCTCTATGAAAATGATGAACCAGTTATCAAAGAAGTAGCTGTGTATTTCGAATACAAACTTTTGCGAGGAAACCGAAGTCTGAAATATTCTGCCGAGTTTTTTGATGCTTATCAAAGTCCGAATTATCCGATTCTTGGACAATCCGGAGTTCATCTTAATATTGAAAAAGATTTGCTTTGGAAACCAAAAGGTGATTTTGAACTCGATATTTACCTCAATGAAAAAGTAATTTTTTACAGAATTTTCCCAGGAATGAATTTCGAATCATTGTTGGAATTCAAAACGCCGGAAGCAATTGTTTTGCAGGTTTTCGGTTCAGGAACAATTTTTAATAATGAAAAAACGCAGAATGTTCTTCAGGAATTGAGAAACCGAGGAATCGAAATCATAGTGATAAGTCAGTGTGTATCAGGAGGAATTAGTTTTGGGAAGTATAGCAATAGTAATATTTTCACAAAAATAGGTGCCATTAGTGGGAAAGATATGACTGCTGAAGCTGCCATTACAAAAGTGATGCATATTCTCAACAATCCGAAATATGACAAAACGTTCTCTGAATTATTCAGTGAAAATATTTCGGGAGAAGTGACAGAAGATTTTTAA
- a CDS encoding D-2-hydroxyacid dehydrogenase, whose translation MKVLANDGLTQSGIDALKDNGFEVITDKVAQENLITYINENQVTVLLVRSATKVTKEMVDNCPSLEIIGRGGVGMDNIEVAYAREKGKHVINTPAASSESVAELVFAHLFSGSRFLQDSNRQMPVKGNTEFAKLKKAYEKGVELRGKTIGIVGIGRIGQEVARIALGLGMKVIASDTRIGKASVRVDFYNSQYINVEIETEPLEQLIQHSDFITLHVPAQNGPIIGKTELEKMKTGAAIVNCARGGVIDEEALIEALDSGKLAFAGLDVFENEPTPSEKILTHPKISLTPHTGAATEEAQDRIGTELANQIASILLVK comes from the coding sequence ATGAAAGTACTTGCTAATGACGGATTGACGCAATCTGGAATAGACGCGCTAAAAGACAATGGATTCGAGGTAATTACTGATAAAGTAGCTCAGGAAAATCTAATTACTTATATCAATGAAAATCAGGTAACAGTTTTGCTTGTAAGAAGCGCAACGAAAGTAACCAAGGAAATGGTGGACAACTGTCCAAGTCTGGAAATCATTGGTAGAGGAGGTGTTGGAATGGACAACATCGAAGTGGCTTACGCAAGAGAAAAAGGAAAACACGTGATCAATACACCTGCCGCATCTTCGGAATCTGTTGCAGAACTGGTTTTTGCGCACTTGTTTTCAGGAAGCAGATTTTTACAGGATTCGAACAGACAAATGCCTGTAAAAGGTAATACCGAATTCGCCAAATTGAAGAAAGCTTACGAAAAGGGCGTTGAACTGAGAGGTAAAACAATCGGAATTGTTGGAATCGGAAGAATCGGGCAGGAGGTTGCAAGAATCGCACTTGGATTGGGAATGAAAGTGATAGCCTCTGATACAAGAATCGGGAAAGCAAGTGTGAGAGTGGATTTTTACAACAGCCAATATATCAATGTGGAGATAGAAACGGAACCTTTGGAGCAGTTGATTCAGCATTCGGATTTCATTACGCTTCACGTTCCGGCTCAGAATGGACCAATCATCGGCAAAACAGAATTGGAAAAAATGAAAACCGGTGCAGCTATCGTAAACTGTGCCAGAGGTGGTGTGATTGATGAGGAAGCTTTGATTGAAGCTTTAGATTCTGGAAAATTGGCGTTTGCAGGTTTGGATGTTTTCGAGAACGAACCAACACCTTCTGAGAAAATCCTAACGCATCCAAAAATTTCTTTGACGCCTCACACCGGAGCTGCTACAGAAGAAGCTCAGGACAGAATCGGAACTGAGTTGGCGAATCAGATCGCAAGTATTCTTTTGGTTAAATAA